One window of Papaver somniferum cultivar HN1 chromosome 9, ASM357369v1, whole genome shotgun sequence genomic DNA carries:
- the LOC113310299 gene encoding ubiquitin-conjugating enzyme E2 2, with translation MSTPARKRLMRDFKRLQQDPPAGISGAPHDNNITLWNAVIFGPDDTPWDGGTFKLTLQFTEDYPNKPPTVRFVSRMFHPNIYADGSICLDILQNQWSPIYDVAAILTSIQSLLCDPNPNSPANSEAARMFTENKREYNRRVREMVEQSWTAD, from the exons ATGTCAACACCTGCAAGGAAGAGATTGATGAGGGATTTCAAGAGACTACAGCAAGATCCACCTGCTGGTATCAGTGGAGCTCCTCATGATAATAATATCACTCTATGGAACGCTGTGATATTTGG ACCTGATGATACCCCATGGGATGGAG GAACGTTTAAGCTGACACTGCAGTTCACAGAGGATTATCCTAACAAACCTCCTACAGTGCGGTTTGTTTCCCGAATGTTTCATCCAAACA TCTATGCGGACGGAAGCATTTGCTTGGATATCTTACAGAACCAATGGAGTCCTATATATGACGTTGCAGCTATACTGACTTCCATTCAG TCTCTTCTCTGTGATCCAAATCCGAACTCCCCGGCAAATTCAGAGGCAGCACGCATGTTCACCGAGAATAAGCGTGAGTACAACCGAAGAGTGCGAGAAATGGTGGAGCAAAGCTGGACAGCTGACTAA